A single window of Treponema denticola ATCC 35405 DNA harbors:
- a CDS encoding DUF1343 domain-containing protein: MKKMFFLFCFFSLAIISFANGKPDESDFKTGIERADEFFNLFKGKRIGLITNQTGIDSSGRSSIEILYEKTNLKALFSPEHGIRGNAREGAGISNTVDKKTGLTVYSLYGKTKRPTKEMLQQIDVLCFDIQDVGARFYTYIYTMAYAMEACARDGKTFVVFDRPNPINGINVEGNILEEEFKSFTGYFPIVQRHGMTVGELALMFNKEFKIGCNLKIVPMQGWKREDYFEDLNLMWVPPSPNISTADTALVYSGFCIFEGVNISVGRGTTMPFKYIGAPYIDAEALAEALNALKLEGVFFKPAYFTPALSVYKEELCEGVQIIVRDKNKFLPVKSAIAVLYTIREMYPNNFKINNYPAELCGLNLLTGTNKLSSKSLSLDDYFKFIEKDEKKFLKMREKYLMY; this comes from the coding sequence ATGAAAAAGATGTTTTTTCTATTTTGCTTTTTTAGTCTTGCAATCATTAGCTTTGCCAATGGAAAGCCGGACGAGTCTGATTTTAAGACGGGAATTGAACGCGCAGACGAATTTTTTAATCTTTTTAAAGGAAAAAGAATTGGATTGATTACCAATCAAACAGGTATAGACTCTTCAGGAAGATCAAGCATCGAAATCTTATACGAAAAGACGAATCTTAAAGCTCTTTTTTCTCCGGAACACGGAATAAGGGGAAATGCGAGGGAGGGAGCCGGTATTTCCAATACGGTAGATAAAAAAACAGGCCTTACCGTTTACAGCCTTTACGGAAAAACAAAGCGGCCCACAAAAGAGATGCTTCAACAAATAGATGTTTTATGCTTCGATATTCAGGATGTAGGAGCAAGGTTTTACACATATATTTACACAATGGCCTATGCCATGGAAGCATGTGCCCGTGACGGAAAAACATTTGTTGTGTTTGACAGGCCCAATCCCATAAACGGCATAAATGTTGAAGGTAATATTCTGGAAGAGGAGTTTAAATCCTTTACGGGCTATTTTCCGATTGTCCAAAGGCACGGAATGACTGTCGGAGAATTAGCCTTAATGTTCAATAAAGAATTTAAGATAGGCTGTAATTTAAAAATAGTCCCCATGCAGGGCTGGAAGCGTGAAGACTATTTTGAAGACCTTAATTTAATGTGGGTGCCGCCCTCGCCGAATATTTCTACGGCCGATACGGCCTTAGTTTATTCCGGCTTTTGTATCTTTGAAGGAGTAAACATTTCGGTAGGAAGAGGAACAACCATGCCCTTTAAATACATAGGAGCCCCCTATATAGATGCCGAGGCTCTAGCAGAAGCTTTAAATGCCCTCAAACTTGAGGGAGTCTTTTTTAAGCCCGCCTATTTTACACCGGCTCTTTCGGTTTATAAGGAGGAGCTATGCGAAGGGGTTCAAATTATCGTAAGGGATAAAAACAAATTCTTGCCCGTAAAAAGTGCAATTGCGGTGCTGTACACAATAAGGGAAATGTATCCCAATAATTTTAAGATAAATAACTACCCTGCCGAACTCTGCGGCCTTAATTTATTAACCGGAACAAACAAGCTAAGCTCGAAGAGCCTTTCCTTAGATGACTACTTTAAATTTATCGAAAAAGACGAAAAGAAGTTTTTAAAGATGAGGGAAAAGTATTTGATGTATTGA